TCAGGAGCTTATCAGTAATATTGCAACAGAACACGGCGGTTATTCTATTTTTACAGGAGTAGGAGAGCGTTCCAGAGAGGGAAATGACCTTTGGAGCGAAATGAAGGAGTCCGGTGTTCTGGAGAAAACTGCGCTGGTATTCGGACAGATGAATGAGCCGCCGGGAGCACGTATGCGTGTTGCCGAAACAGGGCTTACCATGGCAGAATATTTCCGTGACAAAGAACATCAGAACGTACTTTTATTTATTGATAATATTTTCCGTTTTACACAGGCAGGTTCCGAGGTATCCGCTCTTTTAGGACGTATGCCTTCTGCTGTTGGATATCAGCCTACGCTGGCTACGGAAATGGGTGAATTACAGGAAAGAATTGCTTCTACAAAGAATGGTTCTGTTACATCTGTACAGGCTGTTTATGTGCCTGCGGATGACTTGACGGATCCGGCTCCTGCTACAACCTTTGCCCATTTGGATGCTACGACTGTATTGTCCAGAAAGATTGTAGAACAGGGTATTTATCCTGCGGTTGATCCGTTGGAGTCCAGTTCTCGTATTCTGGAAGCTGATGTGGTAGGACAGGAACATTATGAAGTTGCCAGAAAGGTACAGGAGTATCTTCAGAAATATAAAGAATTGCAGGATATTATTGCAATTCTGGGTATGGAGGAGCTTTCTGACGAAGATAAGAAAGTCGTTGCCAGAGCCAGAAAATTGCAGAAATTCCTTTCCCAGCCATTCCATGTGGCAGAAGTATTCACCGGTATTCCGGGAAAATATGTGCCGTTAAAAGAAACCATTCGTGGTTTTAAAATGATTGTGGAAGGTGAAATGGATGATTATCCGGAAAACGCTTTCTTCAATGTAGGTACTATTGATGAAGTAATCGAAAAGGCAAAGCAGAACGCCTAGTCTAAAGGAGTGAGAAAAGATGGGAACATTTGGTTTAAATGTAATTGCCAGCGATAAAGATTTTTATCATGGCAGAGGCACAAGCATTTCACTCCCGGCAAAGGACGGAAGTATTACCATTTTAGCCCACCATGCAGATATGATGATAGCGATTGTTCCCGGAGAAATGCGTATTCGAACAGAGGACGGA
The DNA window shown above is from Blautia hansenii DSM 20583 and carries:
- the atpD gene encoding F0F1 ATP synthase subunit beta, yielding MNKGKIVQVMGPVVDVEFQEQDLPSIKDALIVELNGKKVVMEVAQHIGNHTVRCIMLASSDGLCKDMEVTATGQGISVPVGKETLGRLFNVLGETIDKGEQLDDAEHWVIHRDPPAFDEQSPVVEILETGIKVIDLLAPYAKGGKIGLFGGAGVGKTVLIQELISNIATEHGGYSIFTGVGERSREGNDLWSEMKESGVLEKTALVFGQMNEPPGARMRVAETGLTMAEYFRDKEHQNVLLFIDNIFRFTQAGSEVSALLGRMPSAVGYQPTLATEMGELQERIASTKNGSVTSVQAVYVPADDLTDPAPATTFAHLDATTVLSRKIVEQGIYPAVDPLESSSRILEADVVGQEHYEVARKVQEYLQKYKELQDIIAILGMEELSDEDKKVVARARKLQKFLSQPFHVAEVFTGIPGKYVPLKETIRGFKMIVEGEMDDYPENAFFNVGTIDEVIEKAKQNA